In a single window of the Pedococcus dokdonensis genome:
- a CDS encoding SURF1 family protein: MLRTALKPRWLGLFALLLVIMAACGQLGLWQLHVAQDKGLADALRKAHEARPALVDTVIRPHQAFPNDQSNRAVTAIGRYAAADQFLVGPRRLDGRTGYWVVTPLDVTESGARLAVVRGFVLDPTTPVEPPSGPVSVDGTLAPGESPADPPAGLPAWPQEARGSIDFSTLVNEWPGELYNAFVFAQTERTGAGVGIPAPAGVERVPPPEVTGGLKWRNAAYALQWWIFGGFAAFMWFRMVREDAVRDDTGD, from the coding sequence GTGCTGCGAACCGCCCTCAAGCCCCGGTGGCTCGGCCTGTTCGCACTCCTGCTCGTGATCATGGCGGCCTGCGGCCAGCTCGGCCTCTGGCAGCTCCACGTCGCCCAGGACAAGGGCCTGGCCGACGCGCTGCGCAAGGCGCACGAGGCGCGCCCCGCCCTCGTCGACACCGTCATCAGGCCGCACCAGGCGTTTCCGAACGACCAGTCGAACCGGGCCGTCACCGCGATCGGGAGGTATGCCGCGGCCGACCAGTTCCTCGTCGGCCCGCGACGTCTGGACGGCCGCACCGGCTACTGGGTCGTCACGCCGCTCGACGTCACCGAGTCGGGAGCGCGGCTCGCCGTCGTGCGGGGGTTCGTGCTCGACCCGACCACTCCGGTCGAGCCCCCGTCGGGGCCGGTGTCCGTCGACGGCACGCTCGCCCCGGGGGAGTCGCCGGCCGACCCGCCGGCCGGACTCCCGGCCTGGCCGCAGGAGGCGCGGGGCTCGATCGACTTCTCGACGCTGGTCAACGAGTGGCCGGGCGAGCTCTACAACGCGTTCGTCTTCGCCCAGACGGAGCGGACCGGCGCCGGGGTCGGGATCCCTGCCCCGGCGGGGGTCGAACGGGTGCCGCCGCCCGAGGTGACGGGCGGGCTGAAGTGGCGCAACGCGGCATACGCGCTGCAGTGGTGGATCTTCGGCGGCTTTGCCGCGTTCATGTGGTTCAGGATGGTGCGAGAGGATGCGGTCCGTGACGACACAGGCGACTGA
- a CDS encoding beta-propeller fold lactonase family protein — protein sequence MSLRGGRTDPAYRAGEGRGGKGWVAMVVRNEAVYVRRRRVALLVVVAFVALSVLGVSRLVGVLSGGSAEAAAPRPTPVKAAVSRPGIPVPKPSPVEPQGDPGPSAKTAMVRVLRLTGGLTPKSVVASKQGLVFAQNMMYTHSVVAFRADGARLQSIDDSVDLSEFGVKGHPGTSKGSPVEVAFTPDGRYAWVSNYSMYGKGYGPEGLDTCTKGDGTSPSTVYRIDTRTYAIDKVVAVGSVPKYVAVTPDGKTVLVTNWCSWDLSIIDASSGRETARIPLGGKYPRGVAVSPDSRTAYVALMGSDRVVRVDLRGRAVHAYAQTGDGPRHIVESPDGRYLYVTNNGDGTVSKLERSTGKVLKWVRTGSQPRSMAISPDGAAIYSVNYESSTVTKLRTSDLEVVDEVKTDYHPIGITYEPTRKMVWVACYGGSILVFDDSRLPVA from the coding sequence GTGAGCCTTCGGGGTGGTCGCACGGACCCGGCATACCGTGCGGGTGAAGGGCGTGGCGGGAAGGGGTGGGTGGCGATGGTGGTGCGCAACGAGGCCGTCTACGTGCGCCGCAGGCGCGTCGCGCTGCTGGTCGTCGTCGCCTTCGTCGCGCTGAGCGTGCTGGGTGTCAGCCGGCTGGTCGGCGTCCTGTCGGGTGGCTCCGCCGAGGCCGCCGCACCCCGGCCCACGCCCGTGAAGGCGGCCGTGTCGCGACCCGGCATCCCCGTGCCGAAGCCCAGCCCGGTCGAGCCGCAGGGCGACCCCGGTCCCTCGGCGAAGACGGCGATGGTGCGGGTGCTGAGGCTGACCGGCGGACTCACCCCGAAGTCGGTGGTGGCCAGCAAGCAGGGTCTCGTCTTCGCCCAGAACATGATGTACACGCACAGCGTCGTGGCTTTTCGCGCGGACGGTGCCCGGCTGCAGTCGATCGACGACTCGGTCGACCTCTCGGAGTTCGGCGTGAAGGGCCACCCCGGCACCTCGAAGGGGTCACCGGTCGAGGTGGCCTTCACCCCCGACGGCCGCTACGCGTGGGTCTCGAACTACTCGATGTACGGCAAGGGCTACGGGCCCGAGGGGCTCGACACCTGCACCAAGGGCGACGGCACCTCGCCGAGCACGGTCTACCGGATCGACACGAGGACGTACGCGATCGACAAGGTGGTCGCCGTCGGCTCCGTGCCGAAGTACGTGGCCGTGACACCTGACGGCAAGACCGTGCTCGTGACCAACTGGTGCTCGTGGGACCTGTCGATCATCGATGCCTCCTCGGGCCGGGAGACGGCGCGGATCCCGTTGGGGGGCAAGTACCCCCGTGGTGTCGCCGTCTCGCCGGACAGCCGCACCGCCTACGTCGCGCTGATGGGCTCCGACCGGGTGGTCCGCGTCGACCTCCGGGGCCGCGCGGTGCACGCCTACGCCCAGACCGGGGACGGCCCGAGGCACATCGTCGAGAGCCCCGACGGCAGGTACCTCTACGTCACGAACAACGGTGACGGCACGGTGAGCAAGCTCGAGCGCAGCACCGGCAAGGTCCTCAAGTGGGTCCGCACCGGCAGCCAGCCGCGGTCCATGGCGATCTCGCCCGACGGTGCCGCCATCTACTCGGTCAACTACGAGTCGTCGACGGTGACCAAGCTGCGCACCAGCGACCTCGAGGTGGTCGACGAGGTGAAGACCGACTACCACCCGATCGGCATCACCTACGAGCCGACCAGGAAGATGGTGTGGGTCGCCTGCTACGGCGGGAGCATCCTCGTCTTCGACGACTCGAGGCTTCCCGTAGCCTGA
- a CDS encoding ABC transporter ATP-binding protein — MQTIPFPDPGRPDTRSTARFMLWVGRQQWRTQVLGMLAGMAWMLAIALVPAAVGKGVDDGIVPGDLGGLLRWALVLIGLGAVCAVTAAIRHYFAVYNWLFASYRGAQLTAQGAERAGPALTRTMPSGEVVAVFANDVMRLGGLYDVMGRFSGAVVSYAVVGAILLAASPALGWLVLLGGPVMLASLSLIVRPLQRRQARQREEAGRLTTLGADTVAGLRVLRGIGGEQTFLRRYEQQSSRVRERGFQVAGIQAALDSAEVLIPGIFVVLVTWLGAREAVTGEITAGQLVAFYGYTAFLTMPLQTAIEVVDRGIRAQIAAGKMLRVMAVQPDHDAARASTAPVPADDADLVDPLSGTVVRGGRLTAIVSARPEESAAVADRLGRHGPGPHQTTWGGTRLDDLAINDVRRHIVVSEPDPRLFTGVLRDQLRGADVGETQDGTGDRAVMAALTTASALDVLDAVADGLDGTVEERGRSYSGGQRQRLALSRALLTDAPVLVLVEPTSAVDAHTEARVAERLAEHRRGRTTVVTTVSPLLLGQADEVVVLEDGLATLTGTHRELLDHPAYRHIVIRGEEDDQ; from the coding sequence ATGCAGACGATCCCGTTCCCCGACCCCGGCCGACCCGACACCCGCAGCACGGCGCGGTTCATGCTCTGGGTCGGGCGGCAACAGTGGCGCACCCAGGTGCTCGGGATGCTGGCGGGGATGGCGTGGATGCTGGCCATCGCGCTGGTGCCCGCCGCGGTCGGCAAGGGCGTCGACGACGGCATCGTGCCCGGCGACCTCGGCGGCCTGCTCCGGTGGGCCCTGGTCCTGATCGGGCTCGGCGCGGTCTGTGCGGTGACGGCCGCGATCCGGCACTACTTCGCCGTCTACAACTGGCTGTTCGCGTCCTACCGTGGCGCCCAGCTCACTGCCCAGGGGGCGGAGCGGGCCGGACCCGCGCTGACCCGCACCATGCCCTCGGGCGAGGTCGTGGCGGTCTTCGCCAACGACGTGATGCGGCTCGGCGGTCTCTACGACGTGATGGGCCGGTTCTCCGGCGCCGTCGTCAGCTATGCCGTCGTCGGGGCGATCCTGCTCGCCGCGTCGCCCGCGCTCGGGTGGCTGGTGCTGCTCGGCGGTCCGGTGATGCTGGCCAGCCTGAGCCTCATCGTCCGGCCGCTGCAGCGTCGCCAGGCCCGCCAGCGTGAGGAGGCCGGTCGCCTGACCACCCTCGGCGCCGACACCGTCGCCGGCCTGCGGGTGCTGCGTGGGATCGGCGGCGAGCAGACCTTCCTGCGCCGCTACGAGCAGCAGTCGAGCCGGGTGCGCGAGCGCGGGTTCCAGGTCGCCGGCATCCAGGCGGCGCTCGACTCCGCCGAGGTGCTGATCCCCGGCATCTTCGTCGTGCTGGTCACCTGGCTCGGCGCGCGTGAGGCGGTCACCGGCGAGATCACGGCCGGTCAGCTGGTGGCGTTCTACGGCTACACGGCGTTCCTCACGATGCCGTTGCAGACCGCCATCGAGGTGGTCGACCGCGGCATCCGCGCCCAGATCGCGGCGGGCAAGATGCTCCGCGTGATGGCGGTCCAGCCCGACCACGACGCCGCCCGCGCCTCGACCGCACCGGTCCCGGCGGACGACGCCGACCTCGTCGACCCGCTGTCCGGCACCGTGGTCCGTGGGGGACGGCTCACCGCGATCGTCTCCGCGCGGCCCGAGGAGTCCGCCGCCGTGGCCGACCGCCTCGGCCGACACGGACCCGGCCCGCACCAGACGACGTGGGGCGGCACCCGGCTCGATGACCTCGCGATCAACGACGTGCGTCGGCATATCGTGGTCAGCGAGCCCGACCCGCGGCTGTTCACCGGCGTGCTCCGCGACCAGCTCCGCGGTGCTGATGTCGGCGAGACTCAGGACGGTACCGGCGACCGTGCGGTGATGGCCGCGCTCACCACCGCGAGCGCCCTCGATGTCCTCGACGCCGTCGCCGACGGCCTCGACGGCACCGTCGAGGAGCGCGGGCGGTCCTACTCGGGTGGCCAGCGCCAGCGGCTCGCGCTGTCGCGGGCCCTGCTCACCGACGCCCCCGTGCTGGTGCTGGTCGAGCCGACCAGCGCGGTCGACGCCCACACCGAGGCCCGGGTCGCCGAGCGACTGGCCGAGCACCGCCGCGGACGCACCACGGTGGTCACCACCGTCAGCCCACTCCTGCTCGGCCAGGCCGACGAGGTCGTCGTCCTCGAGGACGGCCTGGCCACCCTGACCGGCACGCACCGCGAGCTGCTGGACCACCCGGCATACCGACACATCGTGATCCGCGGAGAGGAGGACGACCAGTGA
- a CDS encoding ABC transporter ATP-binding protein, whose product MRGVWEHTRGLAREHRGLVTRVLGLHAFAALAALAAPWLVGRLVDVVSGSHGDTGTVDKIAVGLAVAVLTQTGLTWAARRSSFILGETVFAQLREQFVGRAVNLPLSTVERAGTGDLVARTTNDVEALSHVVRFGIPSLFVASMTVLMTTVAALFTSPLATLPILLGLPFYWFSTRRYLRHASDGYLWERATYAQLNGVIAETVDGARTIDALSLTEVRRARFHEALRECFQAERYTLSLRLHWFPSVVFGYYVPTAGAVLWGGWLAINGHISAGAATAVTLYIHQMTNPLDEVLGWLDEIQVGATSLARVIGVGDVPPDRVSTGEEPAGSDLTVDDVRYAYRQGHDVLRGVSLDLRPGERLAIVGPSGAGKSTLGRLMAGIDGPREGSVEVGGVPLVDLTLGQLRGEVALVTQEHHVFVGTLADNLLLARPGATRDELDAALRAVDAHEWAAGLPEGLDTQVGSGGHVLSEAQSQQVALARLVLADPHTLVLDEATSLLDPRAARHLERSLAAVVEGRTVVAIAHRLHTAHDADRVAVVEDGVVSEIGTHDELVAADGPYAALWASWRDQPAAATGVSGGGPGGHSEPTAES is encoded by the coding sequence ATGCGCGGCGTCTGGGAGCACACCCGCGGGCTCGCGCGCGAGCACCGCGGACTGGTGACACGGGTGCTCGGGCTGCACGCGTTCGCGGCCCTCGCGGCGCTGGCCGCCCCGTGGCTGGTCGGTCGGCTCGTCGACGTCGTCAGCGGGAGCCACGGCGACACCGGCACCGTCGACAAGATCGCCGTCGGGCTCGCGGTCGCGGTGCTCACCCAGACCGGACTGACCTGGGCGGCGCGGCGCTCGTCCTTCATCCTCGGCGAGACCGTCTTCGCGCAGCTGCGCGAGCAGTTCGTCGGGCGGGCGGTCAACCTGCCACTGTCGACCGTCGAACGCGCCGGCACCGGCGACCTGGTCGCGCGCACCACCAACGACGTCGAGGCGCTGTCGCACGTGGTGCGGTTCGGCATCCCGTCGCTGTTCGTCGCGTCGATGACGGTGCTGATGACGACCGTCGCGGCGTTGTTCACCTCGCCCCTGGCGACGCTGCCCATCCTGCTCGGGCTGCCGTTCTACTGGTTCTCCACCCGGCGCTACCTGCGGCACGCCTCCGACGGCTACCTCTGGGAGCGGGCCACCTACGCCCAGCTCAACGGCGTCATCGCCGAGACGGTCGACGGGGCACGCACCATCGACGCACTGTCCCTGACCGAGGTGCGTCGGGCCCGGTTCCACGAGGCGTTGCGCGAGTGCTTCCAGGCCGAGCGCTACACGCTGAGCCTGCGGCTGCACTGGTTCCCGTCGGTGGTGTTCGGCTACTACGTGCCGACCGCCGGTGCCGTGCTGTGGGGCGGCTGGCTGGCGATCAACGGCCACATCAGCGCCGGCGCGGCCACCGCCGTCACCCTCTACATCCACCAGATGACCAACCCGCTCGACGAGGTGCTCGGCTGGCTCGACGAGATCCAGGTCGGCGCGACCTCCCTGGCCCGGGTGATCGGCGTCGGCGACGTGCCGCCCGACCGGGTCAGCACCGGCGAGGAGCCGGCCGGTTCCGACCTGACCGTCGACGACGTCCGCTACGCCTACCGCCAGGGACACGACGTGCTGCGGGGTGTCTCGCTCGACCTGCGGCCCGGTGAGCGGCTTGCCATCGTCGGCCCCTCCGGCGCCGGCAAGTCGACCCTCGGACGGCTGATGGCCGGCATCGACGGACCCCGCGAGGGCAGTGTGGAGGTCGGCGGTGTGCCGCTCGTCGACCTCACGCTGGGCCAGCTGCGCGGTGAGGTCGCGCTCGTCACCCAGGAGCACCACGTCTTCGTGGGCACCCTGGCCGACAACCTCCTGCTGGCCCGGCCGGGCGCGACCCGCGACGAGCTCGACGCGGCACTGCGGGCGGTCGACGCGCACGAGTGGGCGGCCGGCCTGCCCGAGGGACTCGACACCCAGGTCGGCAGTGGCGGACACGTCCTCAGCGAGGCCCAGTCACAACAGGTCGCGCTCGCCCGGCTGGTGCTCGCCGACCCGCACACCCTGGTGCTCGACGAGGCGACCTCGCTGCTCGACCCGCGCGCCGCCCGGCACCTCGAGCGGTCCCTGGCGGCGGTCGTCGAGGGCCGCACCGTCGTCGCGATCGCCCACCGGCTGCACACCGCCCACGACGCCGACCGGGTGGCCGTGGTCGAGGACGGGGTGGTCAGCGAGATCGGCACGCACGACGAGCTGGTCGCCGCCGACGGCCCCTACGCCGCGTTGTGGGCCTCCTGGCGCGACCAGCCCGCCGCAGCCACCGGCGTCTCGGGTGGGGGCCCCGGCGGCCACTCCGAACCCACCGCCGAGTCCTGA
- a CDS encoding GMC oxidoreductase, protein MTGGGDHYDVLVVGSGFGGSVTALRLAEKGYRVHVVESGRRFRDEDFAKTSWDLRRYLWAPRLKCFGVQRVHRLPDVMILAGAGVGGGSLNYANTLYVPPAAFFADRQWADLTDWQSELAPHYDTASTMLGVVTNPCEGVVEEVMRQTAADLGVGDTFRKTPTGVFYGMPGKRVPDPYFGGAGPDRTGCTQCGNCMVGCRVGAKNTLVKNYLALAEGLGVTIEPLRTVVRVAPRRLGGYAVTHEATGAWFRRARHTVTADQVVFAAGTWGTQKLLHAMRQTGVLPRLSARLGHLTRTNSEAVNGVMMEKVKPGQDLSRGVAITSSFHPDADTHVENCRYGPGSNAMGLLATILVPGGELPRPLQFVVEVVRHPVVFARSLSTYRWSERTVIGLVMQSRDNSLHVNGTSGLFGGRGLTSRQGHGEPNPTYIPAGQQAMQALALRLSQATGLRAFAGSSVGEIANIPLTAHFLGGVAIGSSPERGVVDGYQRVWGYPDLHVVDGSAVSANLGVNPSLTITAQAERAMSLWPNRGEADPRPAQGTAYQRLDAVKAARPAVTRYTHESATI, encoded by the coding sequence GTGACGGGAGGCGGCGACCACTACGACGTCCTGGTCGTCGGGTCGGGGTTCGGTGGCTCGGTCACCGCGCTGCGCCTCGCCGAGAAGGGCTACCGCGTGCACGTGGTCGAGTCGGGGCGCCGGTTCCGTGACGAGGACTTCGCCAAGACGTCGTGGGACCTGCGCCGCTACCTCTGGGCGCCCAGGCTGAAGTGCTTCGGCGTGCAACGGGTGCACCGCCTGCCCGACGTCATGATCCTGGCCGGCGCGGGGGTCGGTGGCGGTTCGCTCAACTACGCCAACACCCTCTACGTGCCGCCGGCCGCGTTCTTCGCCGACCGGCAGTGGGCCGACCTCACCGACTGGCAGTCCGAGCTCGCGCCGCACTACGACACCGCCTCGACGATGCTCGGTGTCGTGACCAACCCGTGCGAGGGCGTCGTCGAGGAGGTCATGCGCCAGACCGCGGCGGACCTCGGCGTCGGCGACACCTTCCGCAAGACCCCGACCGGCGTGTTCTACGGCATGCCCGGCAAGCGCGTGCCAGACCCCTACTTCGGTGGTGCGGGGCCCGACCGCACCGGCTGCACGCAGTGCGGCAACTGCATGGTCGGTTGCCGGGTCGGCGCCAAGAACACCCTCGTCAAGAACTACCTCGCGCTCGCCGAGGGCCTCGGCGTCACCATCGAGCCGCTGCGCACCGTCGTCCGCGTCGCCCCGCGCCGGCTGGGCGGGTATGCCGTGACGCACGAGGCGACCGGCGCGTGGTTCCGGCGCGCACGGCATACCGTCACCGCGGACCAGGTGGTGTTCGCGGCGGGGACGTGGGGCACCCAGAAGCTGCTCCACGCGATGCGCCAGACCGGCGTGCTGCCGCGGCTGTCCGCTCGGCTAGGGCACCTGACCCGCACCAACTCCGAGGCCGTCAACGGCGTGATGATGGAGAAGGTCAAGCCCGGTCAGGACCTGTCGCGCGGCGTCGCGATCACGTCGTCGTTCCATCCCGACGCAGACACGCACGTCGAGAACTGCCGCTACGGACCCGGCTCCAACGCCATGGGGCTGCTGGCCACCATCCTCGTGCCGGGCGGTGAGCTCCCGCGGCCGCTGCAGTTCGTCGTCGAGGTGGTCAGGCACCCGGTGGTGTTCGCGCGCTCGCTGTCCACCTACCGGTGGAGCGAGCGGACCGTGATCGGGCTGGTGATGCAGTCGCGCGACAACTCGCTGCACGTCAACGGCACCAGCGGGCTGTTCGGCGGGCGTGGGCTGACCTCGCGGCAGGGACACGGGGAGCCGAACCCCACCTACATCCCCGCCGGACAGCAGGCGATGCAGGCGCTCGCACTGCGGCTGAGCCAGGCGACCGGGTTGCGGGCCTTCGCCGGCAGCAGCGTCGGCGAGATCGCGAACATCCCGCTCACCGCGCACTTCCTCGGCGGGGTCGCGATCGGGTCGAGCCCGGAGCGTGGTGTGGTCGACGGCTACCAGCGGGTGTGGGGGTATCCCGACCTGCACGTCGTGGACGGGTCGGCCGTCTCGGCGAACCTCGGCGTCAACCCGTCGCTGACCATCACCGCCCAGGCCGAGCGGGCGATGTCGCTGTGGCCCAACAGGGGCGAGGCCGACCCGCGCCCCGCGCAAGGCACGGCCTACCAGCGGCTCGACGCCGTCAAGGCCGCCCGCCCCGCCGTGACCCGCTACACCCACGAGAGCGCCACCATCTGA
- a CDS encoding succinic semialdehyde dehydrogenase: MAHDVVADPETDPTATYAVDPALVRRLARRVVSAPRAEHHVSHTPLTGAPLASLPVSTREDVAVAVDSARAAQRAWARTPMELRERIFLRYHDLVLERQVELLDIVQLESGKTRRQAFEEVADVAIVARHYARAAAAYLRPRRRAGLFPVLTQSTVHHHPRGVVGIVSPWNYPLSLAITDAIPALMAGNAVVLRPDLQASLTALQAVQLLTEAGLPESVLQVVLGDGPTVGQAVVDLSDYVCYTGSTDTGRRVAGSVAGRLVGYSLELGGKNSMYVADDADLGKAVEGAVRACFSSAGQLCISIERLLVHGAVADEFTRRFVAAVGQMSLGRELAYGTDMGSLVSAQQLERVSAHVEDARAKGARVLTGGRARPDVGPYFYEPTVLDGVTAAMALRDEETFGPVVAIYRVHSDEEAIRFANDTDYGLNAAVYTRDVGRGRRIATAIHAGTVNVNEGYAAAWGSVASPMGGMKQSGVGRRHGSEGILKYTESQNVTAQYLLPIAPVAGMGEETYARVMTAALRVLKAVGRA; this comes from the coding sequence ATGGCCCACGACGTCGTCGCCGACCCCGAGACCGACCCCACCGCCACGTATGCCGTCGACCCGGCGCTCGTCCGCCGGCTCGCCCGGCGCGTCGTGTCGGCCCCCCGGGCCGAGCACCACGTCAGCCACACGCCGCTGACCGGCGCCCCACTCGCGTCGCTGCCGGTGTCGACCCGCGAGGACGTCGCCGTCGCCGTCGACTCGGCCCGTGCTGCCCAGCGCGCCTGGGCCCGGACGCCGATGGAGCTGCGCGAGCGGATCTTCCTGCGCTACCACGACCTCGTCCTCGAGCGGCAGGTCGAGCTGCTCGACATCGTGCAGCTGGAGTCCGGCAAGACCCGGCGCCAGGCGTTCGAGGAGGTCGCCGACGTCGCGATCGTGGCGCGGCACTATGCCCGCGCCGCGGCGGCATACCTGCGTCCGCGGCGCCGCGCAGGGCTCTTCCCGGTGCTCACCCAGAGCACCGTCCACCACCACCCGCGCGGGGTGGTGGGCATCGTCAGCCCGTGGAACTACCCCCTGTCACTCGCGATCACCGACGCCATCCCGGCGCTCATGGCGGGCAACGCCGTCGTCCTGCGACCCGACCTGCAGGCCTCCCTCACCGCGCTGCAGGCGGTCCAGCTGCTCACCGAGGCGGGTCTGCCCGAGTCGGTGCTGCAGGTGGTGCTCGGTGACGGGCCCACGGTCGGGCAGGCGGTCGTCGACCTGAGCGACTACGTCTGCTACACCGGCTCGACCGACACCGGTCGGCGGGTGGCCGGCTCGGTCGCCGGGCGGCTGGTCGGCTACTCGCTCGAGCTCGGCGGGAAGAACTCGATGTACGTCGCCGATGACGCCGACCTCGGCAAGGCGGTCGAGGGCGCGGTGCGGGCCTGCTTCTCGTCGGCCGGTCAGCTGTGCATCTCGATCGAGCGGCTGCTGGTGCACGGGGCCGTCGCCGACGAGTTCACGCGGCGGTTCGTGGCCGCCGTCGGGCAGATGTCGCTGGGGCGGGAGCTGGCCTATGGCACCGACATGGGGTCGCTGGTCTCCGCCCAGCAGCTCGAGCGGGTCTCGGCGCACGTCGAGGACGCCCGGGCCAAGGGTGCCCGGGTGCTCACCGGCGGACGCGCCCGCCCCGATGTCGGGCCCTACTTCTACGAGCCGACCGTCCTCGACGGTGTCACCGCCGCCATGGCACTGCGTGACGAGGAGACCTTCGGCCCGGTCGTCGCGATCTACCGCGTGCACAGCGACGAGGAGGCGATCCGCTTCGCCAACGACACCGACTACGGCCTCAACGCCGCCGTTTACACCCGCGACGTCGGCCGCGGACGCCGCATCGCCACGGCGATCCACGCCGGCACCGTCAACGTCAACGAGGGGTATGCCGCGGCCTGGGGGAGCGTCGCGTCCCCGATGGGTGGGATGAAGCAGTCGGGGGTCGGTCGGCGGCACGGCAGCGAGGGCATCCTGAAGTACACCGAGTCGCAGAACGTCACCGCCCAGTACCTCCTGCCGATCGCCCCCGTCGCCGGGATGGGTGAGGAGACCTACGCCCGGGTGATGACGGCGGCGCTGCGCGTCCTCAAGGCAGTGGGGCGCGCGTGA